The window ACCATATTTAGAGGGTTTGAAAAAGATTAAAAAATCAGGAGAAAATTTCGACAGAATTCTTTTATTAAGCGGTCAGGATTATCCAATTAAAAGCAATCAGGAAATAGATCAATTCTTTTTAAATTCACCATATTCTGTATTTGTAAATTACTTTCCGATACCAAACTATAAAAAATGGCCGGGAGGAGATCGTGGAGGGCTTTATAGGGTAGATAAATATTATTTTGGAAATAAAAAGCACGAACTGCTTTTATCAAAAAGTGCTAATTTAATTTCTACACTTATACCTGCTTTTAAAAGAAAAATACCTCACGGAATGAAACCTTTTGCTGGCCAAACCTGGTGGAATTTAGATATGTATGCCCTAAATTATATTTTAGATTTTGTTAAAAAACATCCCGAATATTTAGATTTTCATAAGCATACTTTTGTTGCTGATGAGGTTTTTTTACAGATGATTATCGGGAATAGTAAGGATGAAAAATTATTAAAGAGTATAGGTAATAGTGAAAAAAGGTTAACGATTTGGGAACATGCAGATAGTGCTCATCCTAAAATTCTTAATAAAAACGATTTGCAAACC is drawn from Pedobacter mucosus and contains these coding sequences:
- a CDS encoding beta-1,6-N-acetylglucosaminyltransferase yields the protein MKKAYIIIAHKNPLQLYRLISRLNDGNSSFFIHIDVKVDLKEFDNLKEFGDKLHFLRRFDSKWGSYGTIKPYLEGLKKIKKSGENFDRILLLSGQDYPIKSNQEIDQFFLNSPYSVFVNYFPIPNYKKWPGGDRGGLYRVDKYYFGNKKHELLLSKSANLISTLIPAFKRKIPHGMKPFAGQTWWNLDMYALNYILDFVKKHPEYLDFHKHTFVADEVFLQMIIGNSKDEKLLKSIGNSEKRLTIWEHADSAHPKILNKNDLQTIKSSDDLFARKFEQEDTEILDLIDKEILFAKQA